The genome window GCCACGGCGGGCGGATCGGGATCGCTCAACCGGCCGCGGCCCGTGGGGAGCGGAGGGCGAGGGTCATCGCCTCCACGGCGATCTGCGGGTTGGCGTTCGCGGCCAGGCGCTCCCGGCACTGCATGATCGCGTCGATCCGGCGCAGGGTGTCCTCGGGCGTCGATTCGCGGGCCACGGCCTCCAGGTCGCTCCGGCGGTCCTCGGTGGCCAGCTCCACCCGCGCCCCGAACTGGATGGCGAGCACGTCCCGGTAGAAGGCGGCCAGGTCGAGCAGGGCCTGGTCGAGGGAGTCCCGCTTGATCCGGGTCGCCCGCGACTTCTGCATCGCCTCCAGCTCCTTCAGCGCCCCGGCCGCGCCCCGCACCAGGCCCCGGCCGAGCCCCTTGCCGGAGGAGCCCTCGCCGTACACCTTGCGCAGCTCGGCGGTCTCGGCCTCGTTCAGCGCGGCCGTGGCGGCGTCGGCGTCCTCGGCGGAGACCTTCACCAGCCGCTCGGCCGCGGACACGCACTCGCCGATCCCGGTGAGCGACCGGGGGATGGAGAGCACCTCGTCCCGGCGGCGCCGGGCCTCCTCATCGAGCGCCAGGCGGCGCGCCCGCTCCACGTGCCCCTGGGCGGCCCGGGCGGCGAAGAACGCCATCTCCCGGGGGACTCCGTCGCGGGACATCAGGACCTCGGCGACCGCCTCGGTCGACGGGGCGTGCAGCTTGACCACCCGGCAGCGGGACCGGATCGTGATGATCAGATCGTCCGGCGCGGGGGCGCACAGCAGCCACACGGTGCGCTGCGGCGGCTCCTCGATCGCCTTGAGCAGCGCGTTCGCCGCCTCCTCGGTGAGCCGGTCCGCGTCCTCGAACAGCACGATCCGCCACCGGCCGAGGGTCGGGGCCCCCGCCGCCTTGAGGACCAGGCCGCGGGTCTGCTTGATGCCGTACGACAGGCCCTCGGGGCGCACCCACATCAGGTCGGGGTGCGAGCCGACCTCGACCTGGTGGCAGCTCTCGCAGGCGCCGCACCCTTGGTCGGCGCAGAGCAGCGCGGCGGCGAGCGCCTTGGCGGCCTCCGTCCGCCCGGAGCCGGGCGGCCCGGTGAACAGCCAGGCGTGGGTCATGCCCGCGCCCGCGCCCCCGGCGACGATCTCGGCCGCGGCGGCCGCGGCGGTGCGGAGCACGCCGATCGCCCGCTCCTGCCCCACCAGATCATCGAACACGCCCACGGCCTCAACCTACCGGAGGGAGCCCGCGGGCCGGCGCCGTACGGGGATCAGTCGCGGATGGCGGGCAGCGTGCCGGTCGCCGCCTCGGCCTCCTGCGGCACCGGGTCGGGCAGGATCTCCCGGACCCGGTCCTGGATGATCCGGGTCACCTCTTCCTGCGGCAGCGTCCCGTCGACGACGAGGTACCGCTCGGGCTCGGCGGCGGCGAGCGCCCGCAGCTCGCGGCGGACCCGCTCGTGGAACTCGAGCGGCTCGGCCTCGAGCCGGTCGGCCGGGGAGCCCATGCGCCGGAGCCCCACCGCCGGCGGCACGTCGAGCACCACGGTGAGGTCCGGGACGAGCCCGCCGGTCGCCCACTCGTTGATCCGGGCCACCTCGTCCCGGTCGAGCATCCGCCCGGCGCCCTGGTAGGCGAGGGAGGAGTCCACGTACCGGTCGGAGATCACGGCCGAGCCCCGGCGGAGCGCCGGCCGGATGACCTTCTCCACGTGCTCGGCCCGGTCGGCCGCGTACAGCAGCGCCTCGGACCGGCCGGAGATCCCCTGGTGGGCGGAGTCGAGCAGGATCGCCCGCAGCCGCATGCCGAGCTTGGTGCCCCCGGGCTCGCGGGTCTGCACGACGTCGTACCCCTGATCGCGCAGCCAGATGGCGAGCATCCGCGCCTGCGTGGTCTTTCCGGAGCCCTCACCGCCCTCGAACGCGATGAACAGGCCGCGCCGCTGCTCCTCCTCCTGCTCGGGGACGTACTTCTTCCCGCGGAGCGCGGCGAGCAGGTCGGCGATGATGGGGATGCCGCGCCGGTCGTCCATCTGCCGCAGGGCCACGACGCCGACGGCCACCGCGAGCAGCGCGGCGAGGAGCAGGACCGCGTTCGACCCGTCGAAGCGGTAGCTCAGCCCGGCGAGGGTGAGCGTGTGGCTGCCCACGAACGCGGCCACCGCGGACGCGGCCGCCACCACGAGCAGCAGCACCACCCGGGCGAGCGACTGCAGGAAGGAGAAGGTACGGCCGCGCAGCCCGTCCTCCACCTCCAGGCCGATCACCGTGTACCCGATGATCCAGGCGACGCCCGCGCACGCGCCGAGCAGCACGGTGAGCACCACCACGATCACCAGGTTGTGGATGATCGCGACCGCGGCGAGCGTGATCCCCGCGAGGACGAGGGAGATCCCGAAGAGGCGGCGCCGGGAGAGCGCGCCGAGCAGGCGGAGGCCGAAGAACATACCGAACGCCATGCCCAGGAAGACGGCGCAGAACACGGCACCGTACCCCGCGTCGCCCCCGCCCAGGGCGCCCACATAGGCGCGGGCGATGCCGACCACCGCGCCGCCGGCGGCGAACGCGCCGACCATGCCGACGACCAGGCCGCGCACCACCGGGTTGACCCCGACGAAGCGCCACCCCTCCACGATCTGCCGGAACACCGACGGCGTGGACACGTGCCGGGTGTGGTTCTTCGGGAACTCCCGCAGCGTGGCGATCAGCCCCGCCGACACCAGGTACGCCAGGGAGTTGACGAAGAGCGCGACCTGCGAGGCGCCCACCGGGCTACCGGAGAGGGCGGCGGAGATCGTCTCCACCACGCCGGAGACCACGGCGAACAGCGCGGCCGCCACGGGCGCCGTGCCGTACGTGACGAGGAGGTTGAGCTGGTTCGCCTCCTCGAGCCGCTCCTTGGGCACCATGTTGGGCACCGTGGCGTCCTTGGCCGGCACCCAGAACAGGTTGGCGCACTCGATCAGCAGCGTCGCGATGATCAGCCACTGGTAGTTCCCCACCAGCGGGATCGACAGCACCACGGCGAACCGGACGAGGTCGGCCATGACCATCGTCGGCCGGCGGTCGAACCGATCGGCGATCGCTCCGGCGAGCGGGCCGAGCAGGATCGCGGGGAGCATCTTCGCGACGAAGACGCCGCCGATGGCGAGGCTCTGCGTCTGGAAGCCCGCGCCCGCGGTGAGGCTGCCCGCCAGGGCGGTCAGCGCGATGATGTTGAGCCAGTCTCCGAGGCTGCAAACCGCCATCGCCGTCCACAACCTGCGGAACGGCGTATGGGCCAGCACGTGGGAGGTCTTCCGCCGCGCGGCGGCCCGGCCAGGGGTGCTCATGGTGTCAGCGTATCCAGGTGCTCGCTTGGCTACGGAATCTCGAGCGAGCCGGACCCGCCCGCTCGTGGCCGAAGCGTATTACGGGCCGAGGCCCATCCGGGACCGGATCACCCCAATACCGGACCCATGGGGCGGCTCACGGGCGGCCCGGCCGCGGCGGCCCGGCCGGATCGCCCCCGCCGCGTCTCGATCGAGCGCATGCCACGCACGTCTCGAACAGGATCACCCCACGCGCGTCCCGATCAGGATCACCCTGCGCGCAGAATCACCCGGCCCGCAGCTCGATCAGGGTGATCTCCGGCGGCGCGCCGACCCGGACCGGCGGGCCCCACGCCCCCGCCCCTCGGGTGACGTACACCTGAGTCCGGCCGGCCCCGGCCCGGGGGAAGGAGGCCAGGCCGGCCACCACCGGCTGCTGCAACGGCACGAGCAGGTTGAACGGGGCGAGCTGCCCGCCGTGGGTGTGGCCGGAGAGCTGGAGGTCCACCCCGTGCGCCGCGGCCTGGTGGACCAGGATCGGCTGGTGGGCGAGGAGCACGACCGGGCGGGACGGGTCCCGGCCGCCGAGCGCCCGCGCAAGGTCGGGGCCGTCCCCGGAGGACCCACCGGTCACGTCGTTGACCCCGGCGAGGTCGAGCGCGGCCCCCGCGTGGCTGATCTCCACCCGCTCGTTGCGCAGCGGCCGCACCCCGAGCGACCTCAGCTCCTCGATCCACTCCTGCGGGCCCTCGCCGGAGTAGTACTCGTGGTTGCCGGTGACGAAGTACGCCCCGTACCGGGACTCCAGGTGGCGGAGCGGGGCGGCCAGGTGGCCGAGCTCCTGAACCGTGCCGTCGACGAGGTCCCCGACGATCGCGACCACGTCCGCCTCGAGCTCATTGATCATGCGGACGATGCGCCGGGTGTGGCCGATCCCGGTGAGGGGGCCGAGGTGGATGTCGCTCACCGTGGCGATCCGTAAACCGGCGAGCCGCGGATCGAGCCGGTCGAGCCGGATCGGCACGCGCTCGATCACCGGGTCGCCGAGGGCGGTGCGCATGCCGTACCCCACGGTCGCCAGCGCGCCCATGCCGACGAGCGCGGAGGCCGTGCGGGAGAGGAACATCCTGCGGTCGATCCCACCGGCCTCGGGGGCCGGCGGCGCCGGGTCGCGGACCGCGGTCCCGGTGGCCGTGGCCGGACCGGCGGGATTCCCGGCGGCGGCCGCGGACTCCCGCTCGCCCTCGGCCGGCCTGGCGGCCGCGCCCGCCTCGGGCGCGGCCCGGCCGGGTACGGCCTTCGCGCGGGAGCGCCGGATGAGCACCGCGGCCACCGCCCGCGGGACCTCCAGGGCGAGCGAGAAGACGAACAGGTAGAACATGACCGCCAGCCAGAGGTAGCCCGGCCAGGCGAGGACGCGCTCGGCCTCGATGCCGAGGACCCGCCCGCCGATCATGGTGGCCGGCAGCAGGGCGGTGAGCCCGATCAACGCCCAGGTGAGCAGGCGGCGCGCCCGCGAACCCGGATGGGTGGCCGGTTTGATCAGCCGCCACCAGAGGTACCCCGGAACGGCGAGCAGGACGACCAGCACCAGGATCAGGAACACCGCCGTACGGACTCCTCTCGGCAAGGGGGACGTCGGACCTTCGGCGCCGCCGCCGAGCGGATCGTCACGACGGCTCTGGCGGACGGCTCGGGGTCAGGTGGCGGCCTTCTTCTTGGTCGCCTTCGTCCCGCCGGCCGCGCCGCTCTTCTGGGCGGCCGCCCGTTCACGCCGATCCGCGAGGAGCTCCACCGCGCGCTCGAGCGTGATCTCCTCCACCGTATCGCCCTTGCGCAGGGACGCGTTCGTCTCGCCGTCGGTGACGTACGGCCCGAACCGTCCGTCCTTCACCACGATCGGCCGGTTCGTGTTCGGGTCGACGCCGAGCTCCCGCAGCGGCGCGCTGGCGGCGCGGCCCCGCCCGCGGGTCTTGGGCTGGGCGAACAGCTCCCTGGCCTGCTCGAGCGTGACCGTGAACAGCTCCTCCTCCGAGGCGAGCGAGCGGGACTCGGCGCCCTTCTTCAGGTAAGGGCCGAACCGGCCGTTCTGCGCGGTCACCACCTCGCCGTCGATCTCGCCGAGCACCCGCGGGAGGTTGAGCAGCTTCAGCGCGTCCTCGAGGGTGACCGTCTCGAACGACATCGACTTGAACAGCGAGCTCGTCCGCGGCTTGGGCTGGTCGGCCTTCTTGCCCCGCTTCTTGCCCTCGGCGGCGGTCTCCTCCTCGGGGATGATCTCGGTGACGTACGGGCCGAACCGGCCCTCCTTCACCACGATCATCCGGCCGGTCTCCGGGTCGATGCCGAGCTCCCGCTCCCCGCTCGGCCGGGAGAAGAGCTCCTCGGCCTTCTCCGCGGTGAGCTCGTCCGGGGCGAGGTCCTCGGGGATGTTCACCCGGACGTCGCCGCGCTCCAGGTACGGGCCGTACCGGCCGACCCGGACCACGATGTCGCTGCCCTTGATCGGGAACGAGCAGATCTCCTTGGCGTCGATGTCGCCAAGGTCGTTCACCATGCCCTTCAGGCCTTGGTCTTGGTCCTCGCCGAAGTAGAACCGCCTCAGCCACGGGACCCGCTCGGTCTCACCCCGCGCGATCGCGTCGAGGCACTCCTCCATCCGGGCGGTGAACTCGTAGTCGACGAGGTTGCCGAAGTGCTGCTCCAGCAGGTTGACCACGGCGAAGGCGAGGAACGAGGGCACCAGGGCGTTGCCCTTCTTGAACACGTACCCCCGCTCCAGGATCGTTCCGATGATCGTCGCGTAGGTCGACGGCCGGCCGATCTCCCGCTCTTCCAGCTCCTTGACCAGGGACGCCTCGGTGTACCGCGCGGGCGGCTTGGTGGAGTGGCCGAGCGCGTTGAGCTCCTGCGCGGTGAGCCGGTCGCCCTCGTTGAGCACCGGCAGGCGCTTCTCCTGGTCGTCGCGGTCGGTGCCCGGGTCGTCCGCGTCCTCCACGTACGCCTTGAGGAAGCCGTGGAAGGTGATCGTTCGGCCGGTCGCGGTGAACTCCACGGTGACCGGGTCGGCGCCGGCCGAGGTCCCCTCGACCCGCACCGTGACCGACTCGCCCACGGCGTCCTTCATCTGGGACGCCACGGTGCGCTGCCAGATCAGCTCGTAGAGCCGGAACTCGTCCCCGGTCAGGCCGGTCTCGCCCGGGGTGCGGAACTCCTCCCCGGCCGGGCGGATCGCCTCGTGCGCCTCCTGCGCGTTCTTGACCTTGCTCGTGTAGACGCGCGGCTCCTCGGAGACGTACGCCGGGCCGTAGAGCTTGAGCGCCTGGCGGCGGGCGGCGGCGATCGCCGTCTCGGACAGCGTGACGCTGTCGGTGCGCATGTAGGTGATGAAGCCGTTCTCGTAGAGCCGCTGCGCCACCTGCATCGTGTACTTGGCGGAGAAGCCGAGCTTGCGGCTCGCCTCCTGCTGCAGCGTGGTGGTGCGGAACGGCGCGTACGGCTTGCGCGTGTACGGCCGGCGCTCGACCGACTTCACCCGGTAGGTGGCGCCGTCGAGCCGGCGCACCAGGGCGGCGGCCGCGGCCTCATCGAGGTGGAGGACGTCGGTGCTCTTCAGGGTGCCGGACGAGGTGAAGTCGCGCCCCTGGGCGATCCGCCGGCCGTCCACCGTGGTGAGCGCGGCGCTGAACGTGCGGGGCTCGTCGGCCGCCCGGCCGGTGTCGAAGACGGCCTGCAGGTCCCAGTACTCGGCGGGGGTGAACGCCATCCGCTCGCGCTCCCGCTCGACGACCAGGCGGGTCGCGACGGACTGGACCCGGCCGGCGGAGAGCCGCGGCTTGACCTTCTTCCACAGGACCGGGCTCACCTCGTAGCCGTAGAGCCGGTCGAGGATCCGCCGGGTCTCCTGGGCGTCCACGAGGCGCAGGTTGAGATCGCGCGGGTTCGCCACCGCCTCCCGGATGGCGGTGGGCGTGATCTCGTGGAAGACCATCCGGCGCACCGGGATCTTGGGCTTGAGCACCTCGCGCAGGTGCCACGCGATGGCCTCGCCCTCCCGGTCCTCGTCGGTGGCCAGGTAGAGCTCGTCGGCCTCCTTGAGGAGCTGCTTGAGCTTGGTGACCTGCGCCTTCTTGTCAGGGTTCACGACGTAGAGCGGCTCGAAGTCGTGGTCGACGTTCACCCCGAGGCGGGCCCAAGGCTCTCCGCGGTACTTCTCCGGGATGTCCTCGGCCCTCTCCGGCAGGTCACGGATGTGACCGATGCTCGACTCCACGATGTAGCCGCGCCCAAGGTACCCGGCGATCGTCTTCGCCTTCGCCGGCGACTCGACGATCACCAGACGGGTACCGCCGGCCTTGCCGTTGCTGGCTGGCACGCTGCTTCCTACCTCGCTGTCCGCTCTCGTTCCCCGTCCTCCCGGGGTCGCGAACCCCGGATCAGTGCTGCCCTGACCGCTCGGCTTGGCGCCCGCTTCGCATCCTCCCAAACGGCGTGGTCCGTTATATCCGACACAACCGAAGGGCCGAACTTGAAGGTACCTGCCGTCACGGGCCCCTTACCCCCTTGGGCTACCCGGAAATATCCGGGAAGGTAACGCACCTGGACCTGATCTCCACGTGGACGCAGAATAAGGCTCAACAGGTGCCCTGGCACGCCTCGGAGACGAGACCCAGTGCTTGAGTACTCCTACTTGGATCTGTATCTGCCCCGTGGCACCTCCAGGGAGGCGGCGCGACGGGTGCTGACCGAGCACGCCGAGTACGGGGACTGGGAGCTCGAGCGATTGCGGCTGTATCCCGACGGGAGCAGGCGCGTCCGGTTGCGTCGCAAGATCATACGGGTCGTGCGCACGATGTGAGCCGGTACGGCCCCGCATCAATGGTCAAAAGCGCTTTGCCCGTCCCGGGCCGCGCCCCCGGAACGGGCAAAGCTGGGTCGCTCACCCCTCCGCGGGGGTGAGCGTCTAGGTCGCCCGCGCCGGGCACCGCGTGGGCGGTGCCGTCGCTGCTCCGGCGCGGGCGAGGTCTGTCGTCACGCTTGCCACCGATCCCGGACGGGTC of Thermobispora bispora DSM 43833 contains these proteins:
- a CDS encoding DNA polymerase III subunit delta'; its protein translation is MGVFDDLVGQERAIGVLRTAAAAAAEIVAGGAGAGMTHAWLFTGPPGSGRTEAAKALAAALLCADQGCGACESCHQVEVGSHPDLMWVRPEGLSYGIKQTRGLVLKAAGAPTLGRWRIVLFEDADRLTEEAANALLKAIEEPPQRTVWLLCAPAPDDLIITIRSRCRVVKLHAPSTEAVAEVLMSRDGVPREMAFFAARAAQGHVERARRLALDEEARRRRDEVLSIPRSLTGIGECVSAAERLVKVSAEDADAATAALNEAETAELRKVYGEGSSGKGLGRGLVRGAAGALKELEAMQKSRATRIKRDSLDQALLDLAAFYRDVLAIQFGARVELATEDRRSDLEAVARESTPEDTLRRIDAIMQCRERLAANANPQIAVEAMTLALRSPRAAAG
- the tmk gene encoding dTMP kinase — protein: MSTPGRAAARRKTSHVLAHTPFRRLWTAMAVCSLGDWLNIIALTALAGSLTAGAGFQTQSLAIGGVFVAKMLPAILLGPLAGAIADRFDRRPTMVMADLVRFAVVLSIPLVGNYQWLIIATLLIECANLFWVPAKDATVPNMVPKERLEEANQLNLLVTYGTAPVAAALFAVVSGVVETISAALSGSPVGASQVALFVNSLAYLVSAGLIATLREFPKNHTRHVSTPSVFRQIVEGWRFVGVNPVVRGLVVGMVGAFAAGGAVVGIARAYVGALGGGDAGYGAVFCAVFLGMAFGMFFGLRLLGALSRRRLFGISLVLAGITLAAVAIIHNLVIVVVLTVLLGACAGVAWIIGYTVIGLEVEDGLRGRTFSFLQSLARVVLLLVVAAASAVAAFVGSHTLTLAGLSYRFDGSNAVLLLAALLAVAVGVVALRQMDDRRGIPIIADLLAALRGKKYVPEQEEEQRRGLFIAFEGGEGSGKTTQARMLAIWLRDQGYDVVQTREPGGTKLGMRLRAILLDSAHQGISGRSEALLYAADRAEHVEKVIRPALRRGSAVISDRYVDSSLAYQGAGRMLDRDEVARINEWATGGLVPDLTVVLDVPPAVGLRRMGSPADRLEAEPLEFHERVRRELRALAAAEPERYLVVDGTLPQEEVTRIIQDRVREILPDPVPQEAEAATGTLPAIRD
- a CDS encoding metallophosphoesterase, which gives rise to MFLILVLVVLLAVPGYLWWRLIKPATHPGSRARRLLTWALIGLTALLPATMIGGRVLGIEAERVLAWPGYLWLAVMFYLFVFSLALEVPRAVAAVLIRRSRAKAVPGRAAPEAGAAARPAEGERESAAAAGNPAGPATATGTAVRDPAPPAPEAGGIDRRMFLSRTASALVGMGALATVGYGMRTALGDPVIERVPIRLDRLDPRLAGLRIATVSDIHLGPLTGIGHTRRIVRMINELEADVVAIVGDLVDGTVQELGHLAAPLRHLESRYGAYFVTGNHEYYSGEGPQEWIEELRSLGVRPLRNERVEISHAGAALDLAGVNDVTGGSSGDGPDLARALGGRDPSRPVVLLAHQPILVHQAAAHGVDLQLSGHTHGGQLAPFNLLVPLQQPVVAGLASFPRAGAGRTQVYVTRGAGAWGPPVRVGAPPEITLIELRAG
- the topA gene encoding type I DNA topoisomerase, with the protein product MPASNGKAGGTRLVIVESPAKAKTIAGYLGRGYIVESSIGHIRDLPERAEDIPEKYRGEPWARLGVNVDHDFEPLYVVNPDKKAQVTKLKQLLKEADELYLATDEDREGEAIAWHLREVLKPKIPVRRMVFHEITPTAIREAVANPRDLNLRLVDAQETRRILDRLYGYEVSPVLWKKVKPRLSAGRVQSVATRLVVERERERMAFTPAEYWDLQAVFDTGRAADEPRTFSAALTTVDGRRIAQGRDFTSSGTLKSTDVLHLDEAAAAALVRRLDGATYRVKSVERRPYTRKPYAPFRTTTLQQEASRKLGFSAKYTMQVAQRLYENGFITYMRTDSVTLSETAIAAARRQALKLYGPAYVSEEPRVYTSKVKNAQEAHEAIRPAGEEFRTPGETGLTGDEFRLYELIWQRTVASQMKDAVGESVTVRVEGTSAGADPVTVEFTATGRTITFHGFLKAYVEDADDPGTDRDDQEKRLPVLNEGDRLTAQELNALGHSTKPPARYTEASLVKELEEREIGRPSTYATIIGTILERGYVFKKGNALVPSFLAFAVVNLLEQHFGNLVDYEFTARMEECLDAIARGETERVPWLRRFYFGEDQDQGLKGMVNDLGDIDAKEICSFPIKGSDIVVRVGRYGPYLERGDVRVNIPEDLAPDELTAEKAEELFSRPSGERELGIDPETGRMIVVKEGRFGPYVTEIIPEEETAAEGKKRGKKADQPKPRTSSLFKSMSFETVTLEDALKLLNLPRVLGEIDGEVVTAQNGRFGPYLKKGAESRSLASEEELFTVTLEQARELFAQPKTRGRGRAASAPLRELGVDPNTNRPIVVKDGRFGPYVTDGETNASLRKGDTVEEITLERAVELLADRRERAAAQKSGAAGGTKATKKKAAT
- a CDS encoding DUF5703 family protein, whose product is MLEYSYLDLYLPRGTSREAARRVLTEHAEYGDWELERLRLYPDGSRRVRLRRKIIRVVRTM